GACAGTCTCGGTCAACACCGCCCCACCCAGCAGCGATCCGAACTGGATGCCGATCACGGTGATGACGGGAATCATCGCGTTGCGGAGACCGTGTTTCATGAGTGTGATCTTCGCCCCCTGGCCCTTCGCCCGGGCGGTGCGGATGTAGTCCTGTCTGATGACTTCGAGCATCGACGAGCGCATCATCCGCGAGATGAGTGCCATCGAGTAAATCCCGATCGTCGCCGCCGGCAGTATCATGTGCTCAACCGCCGAGAAGAAGGGCGCGAAGTTCGAGGGCTGAAAGCCGCTTGAAAGCGTCTCCACGACACCGTTTATCAAGGTATCGACCGTGATGAGACCGGTGATGGTGTCGATGGTGAAGCGCTGGGCGTCGATGCGACCGCTCGTCGGCAGCCACCCCAGGATCTGCGAAAAGAGCAGGATGACGAGCGGGCCGCTCCAGAAGATGGGAATCGAGATGCCCGAGAGTGCGCCCACGCGGGTGAGGTGGTCGGTGAGCGTATCCTGTTTGATCGCACTGATGATGCCAAGCGGGATCCCCAGCAGAACGCCGATGAGCTGGCCGTAGAGCGCGAGTTCGAGCGTGACGGGGAGTTTGTTCACGAGGATCGTACTGACCGGCGTGTTGCGCTGGATGATGTAGGAGTCACCGAAGTCGAATCGAGCGACGTCCGCGAGGAAGCGCCCGTACTGCACCCAAATGGGGTCGTTCAGTCCGAGTTCGCGTTCGATCTGCCGCACGAACGCCTCGGAGGCACGCTGGCCCGCGATCACTCGGGCCGGGTTGCCCGGCGAGAGCTGGAGGATGGCGAAGACGAGCGTCGCAACCCCGAAGAGAACGGGGACGAGGAGCAACAGCCGTTTGACCACGAACCGCAGCGATACCATTACGCCGAAGGCTGGACGGCAACGGTATAAACTTCCCGTTCGTTCGTGGGCGTTTTTGGAACACGGCGGCCGCTCACGACCGGGGAGCGGTCGACGCGAGCGGTCGACGAGCCGTCAGTTGACCGTGACGAGTCGGAGGAACGGCCCGCCGATGGCCGCGACCGTGTAGTTCGAGACGCGACCGGACACGCCACGGAGCTCCTTCGCGTGATCGATGAACACCCACGGCGCTTCGTCGCGAGCGATCTTGTTCGCCTGTTCGTACTTCTTGCGCCGGGTCGCCTCGTCGTAGGTCGCCTGCCCTTCCTCGACGAGTTTCATGTACTCACGATTTGCCCACGCCGCGCGATTCGAGGTGTTGTAGCCCTCGGTGTCGAAGCTCACCCAATCCTGTCCTTGGGTGAGTTTGCTCTTGTCTACCTGCGGGTGCAACAGGACATAAAGGAAGTTGTCCGGGTCGGCGTTGTCGGTGTACCAGCCGAGGAAACAGGCGTCGTGTTTGCCCTGGGCGGTGTATTCGAGGAACGGATCGAACGACATCTGGTTGATCGACACGTCGATACCGATCTCCGAGAGGTTCGACTTGACAGTCTGAGCCGTCGGCAGCGGCGAGGGATTGTAGCCGCGCGGGTTCTTGAACGTCGCCAGTTCGAACGAGAAGCCGTCGCCGTAGCCCGCCTTCTCCAGCAACGATTTGGCCTTCTCGACGTTCTGTGGGTAGGGATTCAGGTTCTTGTTGTGACCGAGCACGGCCGGCGGCACGGGCTGGGCGGCCTGTTCGGCAAAGCCCGCGTAGATCTGATTAACGATGGCCTTGGTGTTGACCGCGTAGCTGATCGCCTTGCGCACCTGCTTGCTCTGGAACGGCTCGACGTTCATGTTGAACGCCATGTAGCCCGTGTTGATGCCCTCGACCGAACGGAGCTGTGCGCCCTCCGCACCCTGTACCTGCTGGGATGACTGTGCGCCGAGTCCGTCGGCGATGTCGACCTCGCCGTTGGCGAGCGACTGGGCGCGCGTCGAGTTCTGGCCGATGGTCTCGAAGACCACTTCCGAAACCTGCGGTCCCTTGCCCCAGTAGTCGTTGTAGGCCGACAGCCGAATGACCTCGTTGCCGTCGTCGAGGTTCTTGAGTTCGAACGCGCCCGTCCCGACGGGCTTCTTGCTGAGCTTGATGCTGTCGTCCTCGATGGCTTTCTTCGAGTGGACGGCTGCCGCGAAGATGGCCAGGTTCCGCAGGAACGGTGCGTACTTCTGGGTCAGCGAGATGGTGAGGTTGTAGTCACCGTCGGCCGAGATGTCCTTCACCCAGTCGCCGAACGTGAACGGCCCGTAGGCCGAGACGTAGTCGTCGCCGGCGTAGTACTGGTACTCCGTGTCGACGAACCGCCGGAAGGTGGCGATGAAGTCGTCGGCGGTGAACTCCTCGCCGTTGTGGAAGGTGACGCCTTCACGGAGTTTCAACGTCGCCTTCTTGCCCTCCAGACTGTAATCGGTCGCCAGTTCGCTGGTCAGTTTGGCCTTGCCCGGCACGAAGCCGATGAGCGAGTCGTAGATCTGCTCGGTGACTTTGGCGACCTCGCCGCTGGTCGAGTTCTGGAAGTCGAGCGTCGGCGAGTGACTGCCGCGTGCGTACGCGAGCGTGCCGCCGCCCCCGCCACCGCCGCCACCGCTCTGGTTGCCGCCACCGCCACCGCCACCGCCACCACCGCTACCACCGCCGGAGCCGTTACCGCCTCCGCCACCACCGCCGGAGCCGTTGTCGTCGCCGGTCTGGCCGCCGAGACAGCCCGCGATGGCCGTCGCGGCGGCCGCACCGCCGGCGGCTTTCAGGAAAGAACGTCTGTCCGTGCTGCTATCGGATGGCATGTGACGAACTGACGAGAGAGCCTTAATAAGAGTACCGGATAAATTTGCGCCGCGATCGGTTACTCGGTGTTCTCCGGTTGGTCGTAGAGATGACAGGCCGCCGGATGAGCCTCCTCTTGCAGCGCGGGTCGTTGTCGTTCACAGACGCTCTCGAATCGCTCGCGCAGCACCGACGCAGCCTCGTCCCACTCGCCCGCGGCGACGTGCTCGAAGGAGGCCTCGATGACCGTTCTGGATTTTCCGTCGAGTTCGTCGGCGTGCTCGAACAGTCCCTCCCAGAGCGCCCGCGTCGGCACGCCACCGCCGTCGGCCGCGACCGCCCGGTCGGCGTCGGCTTCGGCCCGCACGTCGTCGACCGAAATCGACTCGCGCTCGACGCGCTCGCGGTAGTCCATCA
This region of Halococcus sediminicola genomic DNA includes:
- a CDS encoding ABC transporter permease; translation: MVSLRFVVKRLLLLVPVLFGVATLVFAILQLSPGNPARVIAGQRASEAFVRQIERELGLNDPIWVQYGRFLADVARFDFGDSYIIQRNTPVSTILVNKLPVTLELALYGQLIGVLLGIPLGIISAIKQDTLTDHLTRVGALSGISIPIFWSGPLVILLFSQILGWLPTSGRIDAQRFTIDTITGLITVDTLINGVVETLSSGFQPSNFAPFFSAVEHMILPAATIGIYSMALISRMMRSSMLEVIRQDYIRTARAKGQGAKITLMKHGLRNAMIPVITVIGIQFGSLLGGAVLTETVFGIGGIGTLLVQAIEVGDYPVVQGTVLVFAFLFTLVNLGVDITYSALDPRIQQ
- a CDS encoding ABC transporter substrate-binding protein codes for the protein MPSDSSTDRRSFLKAAGGAAAATAIAGCLGGQTGDDNGSGGGGGGGNGSGGGSGGGGGGGGGGNQSGGGGGGGGGTLAYARGSHSPTLDFQNSTSGEVAKVTEQIYDSLIGFVPGKAKLTSELATDYSLEGKKATLKLREGVTFHNGEEFTADDFIATFRRFVDTEYQYYAGDDYVSAYGPFTFGDWVKDISADGDYNLTISLTQKYAPFLRNLAIFAAAVHSKKAIEDDSIKLSKKPVGTGAFELKNLDDGNEVIRLSAYNDYWGKGPQVSEVVFETIGQNSTRAQSLANGEVDIADGLGAQSSQQVQGAEGAQLRSVEGINTGYMAFNMNVEPFQSKQVRKAISYAVNTKAIVNQIYAGFAEQAAQPVPPAVLGHNKNLNPYPQNVEKAKSLLEKAGYGDGFSFELATFKNPRGYNPSPLPTAQTVKSNLSEIGIDVSINQMSFDPFLEYTAQGKHDACFLGWYTDNADPDNFLYVLLHPQVDKSKLTQGQDWVSFDTEGYNTSNRAAWANREYMKLVEEGQATYDEATRRKKYEQANKIARDEAPWVFIDHAKELRGVSGRVSNYTVAAIGGPFLRLVTVN